The following coding sequences are from one Shewanella putrefaciens window:
- the pdxA gene encoding 4-hydroxythreonine-4-phosphate dehydrogenase PdxA: MTTKRIAVTPGEPAGIGPDLVVQLAQQAWPVELVVCADPELLASRAKQLGLTVSFRPYLPDQAPQPQEAGTLTIAPFKLVSAAVCGKLDEQNSPYVVETLRYAGERNMSGEFDAVVTGPVHKGIINQAGISFSGHTEFFAHQANCPDVVMMLATPGLQVALVTTHIPLAYVAKAITRQRLQHIIKILHADLISKFGIVSPKIYVCGLNPHAGEDGHLGREEIDVIIPALNELREEYQMNIVGPLPADTLFQPKYLQDADVVLAMYHDQGLPVLKSQGFGKSVNITLGLPYIRTSVDHGTALDLAGTGKADIGSFVCALNKAIELSSKN, from the coding sequence TTGACCACTAAACGCATTGCCGTTACCCCAGGAGAACCTGCAGGTATCGGCCCCGATTTAGTCGTACAACTCGCTCAACAGGCTTGGCCTGTTGAGTTAGTCGTTTGTGCCGACCCAGAATTACTCGCTAGCCGTGCAAAGCAGCTCGGTCTAACGGTCTCTTTTCGACCGTATCTACCAGATCAGGCTCCCCAACCTCAAGAAGCAGGCACGTTAACCATAGCCCCATTCAAATTGGTGAGTGCTGCGGTATGTGGCAAACTTGATGAACAGAATAGTCCTTATGTAGTCGAAACCTTGCGCTATGCGGGCGAAAGAAACATGAGCGGTGAATTCGATGCCGTAGTCACAGGCCCTGTACACAAAGGGATTATCAACCAAGCGGGTATTTCTTTTAGCGGACATACGGAATTTTTTGCCCATCAAGCCAACTGCCCAGATGTCGTGATGATGCTAGCAACACCCGGGTTACAAGTGGCGCTAGTCACCACCCACATCCCACTTGCCTATGTAGCAAAAGCCATTACTCGCCAACGGTTACAGCATATTATCAAGATTTTACATGCTGACCTTATCAGTAAATTTGGTATTGTTTCACCGAAAATTTATGTGTGCGGTTTAAACCCACATGCAGGTGAAGATGGACATTTAGGACGGGAAGAAATTGATGTGATCATTCCTGCACTTAACGAGTTGCGCGAAGAATATCAGATGAATATTGTCGGTCCATTACCAGCGGACACACTGTTCCAACCCAAATATTTACAGGACGCAGATGTCGTCTTGGCCATGTACCATGACCAAGGACTTCCCGTTCTCAAGTCACAAGGATTTGGCAAATCGGTAAACATTACGTTAGGTTTACCCTATATCCGTACCTCGGTTGACCATGGTACAGCGCTCGATCTCGCGGGCACAGGCAAGGCCGATATCGGCAGTTTTGTCTGCGCTCTGAATAAAGCCATTGAGTTATCCTCAAAAAACTAA
- the surA gene encoding peptidylprolyl isomerase SurA, with protein sequence MKPSKHLIFALFALAISQPTLAAPQPLDRVAVQINDGIVLESEIVSMIGTVKANAKAANQSLPSDSALRTQVIERLILTRLQLQMADRIGLHIGDLQLDQAIENIAREQKMSVAQMQQKIESEGLSFSQYREQLREEITLGEIQRIQVQRRIQVSPQEISSLVKLIQEQGMKDVEYQIGHILIDVPNNPTSEQLEASSKRANIVLERLKNGEDFRRTAIASSSGPKALEGGIWDYMNINEMPTLFAEVLSGAKTGDIIGPIKSGAGFHIIKIMDSRGLQTKEIEEVRARHILLKPSPILSDDRAKAMLEQFLKQIRAGEAKFEDLARQYSEDPGSAAKGGELGWADPNIYVPEFAQTLSSLAIDQISEPFRTTHGWHITQLEERRKTDATDQFNSNRAHQLIFRRKFNEELQNWLDEMRSDAYIEVFQPETNRG encoded by the coding sequence ATGAAACCCAGTAAACATCTGATTTTTGCTTTATTTGCACTTGCGATTAGCCAACCTACATTGGCCGCACCTCAACCACTCGATCGTGTCGCAGTCCAAATTAACGATGGAATTGTGCTCGAAAGTGAAATCGTCAGCATGATTGGCACAGTAAAAGCCAATGCCAAAGCGGCAAATCAATCGTTACCTTCTGATAGTGCACTGCGTACTCAGGTTATTGAACGCTTGATTTTAACCCGTCTACAACTGCAAATGGCCGATCGTATTGGCTTACATATCGGTGACTTACAATTAGATCAAGCGATTGAAAACATCGCTCGTGAACAGAAAATGTCAGTCGCGCAAATGCAACAAAAAATTGAAAGTGAAGGCTTAAGTTTTAGTCAGTACCGTGAACAGCTACGTGAAGAAATCACCCTAGGTGAGATTCAACGCATTCAAGTACAACGCCGTATTCAAGTATCACCGCAAGAAATATCCAGCTTAGTGAAACTGATCCAAGAACAAGGTATGAAAGATGTGGAATATCAAATTGGCCATATCCTAATTGACGTACCCAACAACCCGACAAGTGAACAACTCGAAGCATCCAGCAAACGAGCCAATATCGTCCTTGAGCGTTTGAAAAATGGGGAAGATTTTCGCCGTACCGCTATCGCATCATCATCAGGGCCTAAAGCCCTTGAAGGCGGTATCTGGGATTATATGAACATCAACGAAATGCCAACGCTTTTCGCCGAAGTCCTTAGCGGAGCGAAAACCGGTGACATTATCGGCCCAATTAAAAGTGGCGCGGGGTTTCACATCATTAAGATCATGGATTCCCGCGGTTTACAAACGAAAGAAATAGAAGAAGTCAGAGCGCGACATATTCTGCTTAAGCCATCGCCAATTTTATCCGATGACCGTGCAAAAGCGATGCTTGAACAATTCCTAAAACAAATTCGTGCTGGAGAAGCTAAATTTGAAGATCTCGCCCGCCAGTATTCAGAGGATCCGGGCTCTGCGGCTAAAGGAGGCGAATTAGGTTGGGCGGATCCCAATATCTATGTGCCAGAATTTGCTCAAACGCTTAGCAGTTTAGCCATAGATCAAATCAGTGAACCTTTCCGCACAACCCACGGTTGGCATATCACTCAATTAGAAGAAAGAAGAAAAACCGATGCAACGGATCAGTTCAATAGCAACCGCGCGCACCAGTTGATCTTCCGTCGCAAATTTAATGAAGAACTGCAAAACTGGCTAGACGAAATGCGTTCAGACGCATACATTGAAGTCTTTCAGCCTGAGACTAACCGAGGTTAA
- the lptD gene encoding LPS assembly protein LptD: MQIRYFLALSLLPQLVLADESPTTTASQCVIEPPVPRIESHTEGMSAAELNKIRIISDSSNAEMNKQAIFSGNVVFSQGDRHIAADEAILNQETQQFDANGNLVFQDSNFTVTAQSLQAQMRSNRATLEGAKYWLHGQQVNGDAEKLQITINNNLILTNTNFTTCPPDNVSWLLEAEKIKINSEEEWGEIWNAKVRIAGVPVFYIPYMTIPVSDKRKSGFLYPSFSTSTTSGFEVSAPYYWNIAPEYDLTFTPNYMSNRGIFTKTEFRYLAGDAQNGRLNLEYLGNDQLLSSRPNRYLYNWQHQGAIDKHWRVMSNFTEVSDNNYFNDLKSDVNRATDNQLSRIGEVSYFENNWDLSTRVQDIKVLGEEEKPYQVMPQVNFNFRAADFWSNLDFGFNSELTNFAHQDNDVNTATRLHMAPSITLPIHGPSGSLTSQVKLMQTNYWQTNLDPNKNLDDSINRTIPQVRINGQINFERFTELFEQNYRQTLEPQFQYLYVGYEDQRNIGIYDTAQLQDDYYGLFRDRRFSGLDRIADANQMTLGVTTRLFDDHNQEVTKFSLGQIFYLEDSKLGHEDSIFEQNQSTSILAAELDTRLTQDWYLGAAIQYDTNTSDNKKTEATLDFRPEANKLLQLSYRYVPDLLNSNTNDLANISQAGVRAAWPINDSLYFVGNWYYDLNENRSVETYTGFQYESCCYALRLSYHYRIKTNYDDNIGSSAIDSRELFESGVYFNVIIKGLGGSGPLGVTDMLNDGLFNYRKPLYLRN, encoded by the coding sequence ATGCAGATCCGTTACTTTCTGGCCCTGAGCCTGTTACCGCAATTAGTCCTGGCAGACGAATCTCCTACTACGACCGCATCCCAATGCGTCATTGAACCGCCAGTACCAAGAATTGAATCCCACACTGAGGGAATGAGTGCGGCTGAACTCAATAAAATTCGTATTATTTCTGACAGTTCCAATGCAGAAATGAACAAACAAGCCATTTTTAGTGGCAATGTCGTCTTTAGCCAAGGAGACCGACATATCGCTGCTGATGAAGCGATTCTGAACCAAGAGACTCAGCAATTTGATGCCAATGGCAATCTCGTGTTTCAAGACAGTAACTTCACTGTTACAGCACAGTCCCTACAAGCTCAGATGCGCTCTAATCGCGCCACGTTGGAAGGCGCTAAATACTGGCTACATGGACAACAAGTGAATGGTGATGCTGAAAAATTGCAAATCACCATCAACAATAATCTTATTTTAACCAATACTAATTTTACCACTTGCCCTCCTGACAATGTATCTTGGCTGCTTGAGGCCGAGAAAATCAAAATCAACAGTGAAGAAGAGTGGGGGGAAATTTGGAATGCCAAAGTAAGAATCGCGGGGGTACCTGTATTCTACATTCCCTACATGACAATCCCTGTTTCTGATAAACGTAAATCGGGTTTTCTCTATCCTAGCTTTAGTACAAGTACGACGAGCGGTTTTGAAGTTTCAGCCCCTTATTACTGGAACATTGCGCCAGAATACGATCTCACATTCACGCCTAATTATATGTCTAACAGAGGGATATTCACTAAGACTGAGTTCCGCTATCTGGCCGGAGATGCTCAAAATGGCCGCTTAAACTTAGAATATTTAGGCAATGACCAATTACTCAGTAGCCGACCTAATCGTTATTTATACAACTGGCAGCACCAAGGCGCTATTGATAAGCATTGGCGGGTAATGAGTAACTTTACTGAGGTGTCAGATAACAACTATTTTAATGATTTGAAGTCAGATGTTAACCGTGCGACCGATAATCAACTATCCCGAATTGGGGAAGTGAGTTACTTTGAAAACAATTGGGATTTAAGTACCCGAGTCCAAGATATTAAAGTCCTTGGTGAAGAAGAAAAGCCTTATCAAGTCATGCCACAGGTTAACTTTAACTTCAGAGCGGCTGATTTTTGGAGCAACCTAGATTTTGGTTTTAATTCTGAATTAACTAATTTTGCCCATCAGGATAATGACGTTAACACCGCGACACGTTTGCATATGGCCCCCAGTATCACCTTACCTATCCATGGTCCCTCTGGCTCACTGACTAGCCAAGTCAAATTAATGCAAACCAATTATTGGCAAACGAATCTCGATCCAAATAAAAATCTGGATGACAGTATTAATCGAACCATTCCACAGGTACGGATTAATGGTCAGATCAACTTTGAACGTTTTACTGAGTTATTTGAGCAAAATTATCGCCAAACACTTGAACCACAATTTCAATACCTCTATGTAGGATATGAAGATCAACGAAATATCGGCATTTACGATACTGCCCAATTGCAAGACGACTACTATGGTCTATTCCGTGATCGCCGCTTCTCAGGCCTTGATCGCATCGCAGATGCCAATCAGATGACGCTCGGTGTGACCACCCGTCTCTTTGATGACCACAACCAAGAAGTCACTAAATTCAGCCTTGGGCAAATTTTTTATTTAGAAGACAGTAAACTCGGCCACGAAGATAGTATTTTTGAGCAAAATCAATCGACTTCTATACTTGCTGCCGAATTAGATACTCGTCTCACTCAAGACTGGTACTTAGGTGCTGCAATTCAGTACGATACCAATACCAGCGATAATAAAAAAACAGAGGCAACCCTAGACTTTAGGCCCGAAGCCAACAAATTACTGCAGCTTAGTTACCGCTACGTACCCGATTTGCTGAACTCAAATACCAACGATCTCGCCAATATCTCCCAAGCGGGAGTACGTGCAGCTTGGCCCATCAATGACAGTCTCTATTTTGTGGGTAACTGGTACTATGATCTCAATGAAAACCGCAGCGTCGAAACCTACACAGGTTTTCAATATGAGTCTTGCTGCTATGCACTTCGACTCAGCTACCACTATCGAATAAAAACTAATTACGACGACAATATAGGCTCATCTGCTATCGACAGTCGCGAACTGTTTGAAAGTGGTGTGTATTTTAATGTCATCATTAAAGGACTCGGAGGCTCTGGCCCACTCGGTGTCACCGATATGCTCAATGATGGCCTGTTTAACTACAGAAAACCGCTTTACCTGAGGAATTAG
- the rsmA gene encoding 16S rRNA (adenine(1518)-N(6)/adenine(1519)-N(6))-dimethyltransferase RsmA yields MSNKVHLGHTARKRFGQNFLTDGNVINRIVGAIAPDNNHVMVEIGPGLGALTEPVAMAVDNLTVVELDRDLVERLHKHPVLKDKLTIHQGDALQFDFSQLVVPGKKLKVFGNLPYNISTPLMFHLFEFAEQIETMHFMLQKEVVLRLSASPGCKAYGRLTVMAQYFCQVVPVLEVPPHSFTPAPKVDSAVVRLLPYAEKPFPCKDVNVLRQLCTTAFNMRRKTLRNNLKHMLSDAEFEQLGIDQSQRPEQISVEQYVAMANMICDRKA; encoded by the coding sequence ATGAGCAACAAAGTACATTTAGGCCACACGGCCAGAAAGCGTTTTGGACAAAACTTTTTAACCGACGGCAATGTGATTAATCGTATTGTCGGCGCAATTGCACCTGATAATAACCATGTCATGGTGGAAATTGGTCCCGGTTTAGGCGCCTTAACCGAGCCCGTTGCAATGGCGGTCGATAATCTCACCGTAGTAGAACTGGATCGTGATCTGGTTGAACGCTTACATAAACACCCCGTCCTCAAAGACAAACTGACCATTCATCAGGGTGATGCCCTGCAATTTGATTTTAGTCAGCTCGTTGTTCCGGGTAAAAAGCTCAAAGTATTCGGTAATTTGCCCTATAACATTTCGACGCCATTAATGTTCCATCTGTTCGAGTTTGCCGAACAGATTGAAACGATGCACTTTATGCTACAAAAAGAAGTCGTCCTGCGTCTATCGGCAAGTCCGGGTTGCAAAGCCTATGGCCGTTTAACCGTTATGGCGCAATATTTTTGCCAAGTTGTCCCTGTACTCGAGGTTCCCCCCCATAGCTTTACGCCAGCCCCTAAAGTTGACTCTGCGGTTGTGCGTCTTTTACCCTATGCGGAAAAGCCATTCCCCTGTAAAGATGTTAATGTACTACGCCAACTCTGTACCACCGCCTTTAACATGCGCCGTAAAACGCTGCGTAACAATCTCAAGCATATGCTGAGCGATGCCGAGTTCGAACAGTTAGGGATTGATCAAAGCCAACGTCCTGAACAAATCAGTGTCGAGCAATATGTTGCAATGGCAAATATGATCTGCGATAGAAAGGCTTAG
- a CDS encoding aminoglycoside phosphotransferase family protein, translating into MPAIIKQFFFKSHEMTLSDPRFISLNQWLNRYFSYDVTPVLISGDASFRRYFRVTTADASFIAADSPPNLVPIAPFIALSQAYSAVGLTVPKVIVADETQGFMLLSDLGDIQLLSVLTLDNVSDYYQSALSLLPKIATVVECTCPDTRLTQPLPLYDEAFVRRELHIFTEWLFGTHLQLSLNDDEVLLLNKSFDILVDNALSQPKVGMHRDFHSRNLMLQGEALSVIDFQDAVIGPVTYDAVSLLRDCYIRWPQTLVAELMVQHYQQALAHGFIPVGTPLSQYQRWFDLMGLQRHIKAVGIFARLHYRDNKPAYMADIPLTLTYIVDIANIYPELTPFALWLQARVLPAFDAAYSKREQ; encoded by the coding sequence ATGCCAGCTATAATAAAGCAATTTTTCTTTAAGAGCCATGAAATGACTTTATCCGATCCGAGATTTATTTCCCTTAATCAGTGGCTGAATCGTTATTTTTCCTATGATGTCACACCTGTGTTGATTTCTGGTGATGCGAGTTTTCGACGTTACTTTCGGGTAACAACCGCAGACGCGAGCTTTATTGCCGCCGATTCTCCACCAAATCTTGTGCCTATTGCCCCTTTTATTGCGTTATCGCAGGCCTACAGTGCAGTGGGATTGACAGTTCCAAAAGTGATTGTCGCTGATGAAACTCAAGGGTTTATGTTATTGAGCGATCTTGGGGATATCCAACTGTTATCGGTACTTACATTGGATAATGTGAGTGATTATTACCAGAGTGCACTTAGTTTATTACCAAAGATTGCGACGGTGGTTGAATGTACCTGTCCTGATACGAGGTTAACTCAACCCTTACCGCTGTATGACGAGGCTTTTGTACGTCGGGAATTACATATTTTCACTGAATGGTTATTTGGGACTCATCTACAGCTTTCACTCAATGATGATGAGGTTCTATTACTCAATAAAAGCTTTGATATTCTAGTGGACAATGCTTTATCTCAACCTAAGGTGGGGATGCACCGTGATTTCCATAGCCGCAATTTAATGCTCCAAGGTGAGGCATTGTCTGTTATCGACTTTCAAGATGCCGTTATAGGCCCTGTGACCTATGATGCTGTTTCACTCCTGCGTGATTGTTATATTCGCTGGCCACAGACCTTAGTGGCAGAGTTAATGGTGCAGCATTATCAGCAAGCCTTAGCGCACGGGTTTATACCTGTTGGTACACCTTTGAGTCAGTACCAACGCTGGTTTGATTTGATGGGGTTGCAACGCCATATCAAAGCGGTGGGAATATTTGCTCGCTTACATTATCGTGATAATAAACCTGCTTATATGGCAGATATTCCATTAACACTTACCTACATCGTTGACATTGCAAATATTTATCCTGAACTAACGCCCTTTGCACTATGGCTGCAGGCGCGAGTTTTACCTGCATTCGATGCGGCTTATTCTAAGAGAGAGCAATGA
- the murU gene encoding N-acetylmuramate alpha-1-phosphate uridylyltransferase MurU, with protein sequence MKAMILAAGRGERLRPLTDTVPKPLVPVLGKPLIVYHIEKLVALGITDIVINHAWLGHKLVEALGDGSALGANIRYSAEDNALETGGGIKRALPFLCEDGSDAPFLVINGDVFIDALPPLPVLENDIFAHLWLVPNPEQHPQGDFVLSGNRVSEQGSTKFTFSGLGIYRPSLFNGTPEGAFALGPLLRSHMAQGRVSGAMFEGFWCDVGTVPRLQALELTLLDSK encoded by the coding sequence ATGAAAGCCATGATCCTAGCGGCAGGAAGGGGCGAGCGCTTAAGACCATTAACTGACACTGTACCTAAACCATTAGTGCCAGTATTAGGTAAGCCTCTCATTGTTTATCACATTGAAAAATTGGTAGCGTTGGGGATTACCGATATAGTGATTAATCATGCTTGGCTCGGACATAAATTAGTTGAAGCGCTGGGGGATGGGAGTGCCCTTGGCGCCAATATCCGTTATAGCGCGGAAGATAATGCACTTGAAACGGGAGGCGGTATTAAACGCGCTTTACCTTTTTTGTGCGAAGACGGAAGTGATGCGCCCTTTTTAGTGATTAACGGTGATGTATTTATCGATGCTTTACCGCCTTTACCAGTGCTTGAGAACGATATTTTTGCTCACCTATGGCTAGTCCCCAATCCTGAGCAGCACCCCCAAGGTGATTTTGTTTTAAGTGGGAATAGGGTCAGTGAACAAGGGAGCACAAAGTTCACTTTTTCTGGCCTAGGTATTTATCGTCCTAGCTTATTTAATGGGACCCCAGAAGGGGCCTTTGCTTTAGGACCGTTATTGCGATCACATATGGCCCAAGGCCGAGTGAGTGGTGCTATGTTCGAAGGATTTTGGTGTGATGTAGGCACTGTGCCGCGTTTACAAGCCCTCGAGTTAACCTTGCTGGATAGCAAGTAA
- the djlA gene encoding co-chaperone DjlA: protein MRLWGKFFGFVIGFMFGRFFGALLGLWLGHLYDKRASSGGSLSQILGQAKNRQSIFFNTTFAVMGHVAKASGHVTETDIRIATLLMDQLRLTGEARKEAQQSFREGKAADFDLRSSLQAFRAVTMGRKELVQMFMEIQIQTALSDGELDAAEHGILMTLAQELGYGRGQLDELLKRWQAEYRFHQTSNGNKTSITDAYHLLGITQEASDQEVKRAYRKLMNEHHPDKLIAKGLPPEMMELANRKAQDIQAAYDRVKTERGMR from the coding sequence ATGCGTCTTTGGGGTAAGTTTTTTGGGTTTGTGATTGGATTTATGTTTGGTCGGTTCTTCGGTGCGCTGCTCGGTCTATGGCTTGGTCATCTTTATGATAAACGTGCCAGTTCTGGGGGAAGTTTAAGCCAGATCCTTGGGCAAGCCAAAAACCGGCAAAGTATCTTCTTTAATACTACCTTCGCGGTGATGGGGCATGTGGCTAAGGCTTCTGGTCATGTGACTGAAACCGATATTCGTATTGCCACATTATTGATGGATCAATTACGTCTTACGGGGGAAGCGCGTAAGGAGGCTCAGCAATCGTTTCGTGAGGGTAAGGCCGCCGATTTTGATTTACGTAGCAGCCTACAAGCTTTCCGTGCTGTGACCATGGGACGCAAAGAGTTGGTACAGATGTTTATGGAAATCCAAATTCAAACTGCGTTATCAGATGGTGAATTGGATGCCGCAGAACATGGGATTTTGATGACACTCGCCCAAGAACTCGGTTATGGTCGTGGACAATTAGATGAATTATTAAAGCGTTGGCAGGCGGAATATCGTTTCCATCAAACCTCAAATGGCAATAAAACCTCTATCACCGATGCCTATCATTTGCTTGGCATCACCCAAGAGGCCAGTGATCAAGAGGTAAAACGGGCTTATCGTAAATTGATGAATGAACATCACCCTGACAAGTTGATAGCCAAAGGTTTACCCCCTGAGATGATGGAGTTGGCAAACCGTAAGGCGCAGGATATTCAGGCAGCGTATGACAGAGTCAAGACTGAGCGTGGTATGCGTTAG
- a CDS encoding outer membrane beta-barrel protein produces MINTRSVLLLASLLPMALSAKADTDMFVAPYGGYSLGGGQFDVNQIDVNKDQTGDKRSVRIEESSHYGLMLGIGTNDPGNIYLLYSRQASELKSGGLFSPDYLTSLDLDYIHLGGTLYFPRGDVQPYITASAGITRMMPDGWSTETRFSMGIGGGVEYKVTSHLGLFADVRGYATFIDSDSSLFCNEDECLWHITSDVMWQVQANLGIKVSF; encoded by the coding sequence ATGATAAACACTCGTAGTGTGTTGCTGTTGGCAAGCTTATTACCTATGGCCTTATCTGCTAAGGCTGATACTGACATGTTTGTTGCTCCCTATGGTGGGTATAGCCTCGGTGGTGGTCAATTTGATGTTAATCAAATTGACGTTAATAAAGACCAGACGGGAGATAAGCGGAGTGTTCGCATTGAAGAGTCTAGTCATTACGGCCTCATGCTCGGTATTGGCACGAATGATCCTGGTAATATTTATCTCTTATATAGCCGCCAAGCCTCTGAATTAAAAAGTGGCGGTCTATTTAGCCCTGACTATCTAACATCACTCGATTTAGATTACATCCATTTAGGGGGGACTTTATATTTTCCCCGTGGCGATGTTCAGCCCTACATTACCGCCAGTGCTGGTATTACCCGCATGATGCCTGATGGTTGGTCGACTGAGACGCGTTTTTCGATGGGAATTGGCGGCGGAGTTGAATATAAAGTCACATCACATTTGGGATTATTTGCCGATGTGCGTGGCTATGCGACGTTTATCGACAGTGATTCGTCACTTTTTTGTAATGAAGATGAATGCCTTTGGCATATTACCTCGGATGTGATGTGGCAAGTGCAAGCTAACTTGGGCATAAAAGTGAGTTTTTAA